Proteins found in one Saccharopolyspora phatthalungensis genomic segment:
- the mftM gene encoding mycofactocin oligosaccharide methyltransferase MftM: MSDARQFSGSATINPLGEGSPGCYRAEAVVVVHERHDPPPDRVPITRTRHFGLHRDGHRVLVSHRFGPHELDNDVAGKLADELFAPGWLTGAEVFERVFTGIVRSTVDGSVDAWSTFYRNTLDRIRLTRDAPDTPHSSISAMVPVYSRVLELVPPGRVLDVGSCFGFLALLLAERPGTSVVASDIASGTVTLLRTIARELGLQLGTLVCDGARVPLPDQAVDTVTVIHLLEHLEPEHGEAVLAEALRLARRRVVVAVPFEPEPTAAYGHVRTFDTAELHRLGNGTGLPYEVDVHHGGWLIVDHA, translated from the coding sequence GTGAGTGATGCACGGCAGTTCTCCGGCAGCGCCACGATCAATCCGCTGGGCGAGGGCAGTCCTGGCTGCTACCGCGCCGAGGCGGTGGTCGTGGTGCACGAGCGGCACGACCCGCCGCCGGACCGGGTCCCGATCACCCGCACCCGGCACTTCGGCCTGCACCGCGACGGGCACCGGGTACTGGTCAGCCACCGGTTCGGCCCGCACGAGCTGGACAACGACGTGGCGGGCAAGCTGGCCGACGAGCTGTTCGCGCCGGGCTGGCTGACCGGGGCGGAGGTCTTCGAACGGGTCTTCACCGGCATCGTGAGGTCCACTGTGGATGGTTCGGTCGACGCCTGGTCCACCTTCTACCGCAACACCCTCGACCGGATCCGGCTCACCCGGGACGCCCCCGACACCCCGCACTCGTCGATCTCGGCGATGGTGCCGGTCTACTCACGGGTGCTGGAGCTGGTACCGCCGGGTCGGGTCCTCGACGTGGGTTCCTGCTTCGGTTTCCTGGCCCTGCTGCTGGCCGAACGCCCCGGCACCTCGGTCGTCGCCTCCGACATCGCCAGTGGCACCGTCACATTGCTGCGGACAATCGCGCGCGAACTGGGCCTACAACTGGGCACGCTGGTCTGCGACGGCGCACGGGTGCCGCTACCGGACCAGGCCGTCGACACGGTGACGGTCATCCACCTGCTGGAGCACCTCGAACCCGAGCACGGCGAAGCCGTTCTCGCCGAAGCGCTCCGGTTGGCGCGGCGACGGGTCGTCGTAGCGGTCCCGTTCGAGCCGGAACCAACAGCCGCCTACGGGCATGTGCGCACCTTCGACACCGCCGAACTGCACCGGCTCGGCAACGGCACCGGACTACCGTACGAAGTCGACGTACACCACGGCGGCTGGCTCATCGTCGACCACGCCTAA